In the genome of Variovorax sp. PAMC26660, the window CTACCTGGTCTGGTATCGCCGCGTGATGGGCGTGGACGTGCGCAACGACACCACCGTCACCGGCATGCATCCGTTGCCCGATGCGACGGCCGTTCGTCTCGACCTGCGCACGCCGGAGGGCCTGCGCAGCGTGCTGGCGCGCCGCGTCGTCCTGGCCACCGGCCGCGACGGTCTCGGCGGCCCGGCCATTCCCGCCTTCGTGAATGCCCTGCCGCGCTCGAAATGGGCGCATTCTTCCGACGAGATGGATTACGGCCAGTTGCGCGGCCTGCGCGTGGGCGTGGTCGGCGCGGGCTCCTCGGCCATGGACAGCGCGGGCACCGCGCTGGAAGCCGGCGCGCACAGTGTCGAGCTGCTGATCCGCCGGCCCGACCTGCCACGCGTCAACAAGGGCAAGGGCGCCGGCGTGCCGGGGCTCACGCAGGGCCACTACGACCTGCCCGACGAACTGAAGTGGCGCATCCGTCACTACATCAATGTGGCGAACGTGCCGCCGCCGCACGGCAGCACGCTGCGGGTGTCGGTTCATCCGAACGCCTTCTTCAATTTCGGCTGTCCGATCCTGTCGGTCACGCCCGAGGGCGAGGCCATGCGCGTGTCGACGCCCAAGGGCGACTTCGTGTTCGACTTCCTGATCGTCTCGACCGGCTTCAAGGTCGATTGGGCCCATCGCCCCGAGTTCGACGGCATCGCGTCGCACGTGCGGACCTGGAAAGACCGCTTCGTGCCCGCCCCCGGCGACGAAGACCAGGAACTGGCCGACTCGCCCGACCTCGGGCCGGTCTTCGAGTTCCAGCAGCGCGTCCGGGGCGCGTGCCCGGGGCTCGATCGCATCCATTGTTTTTGCTACCCGGCGGCGCTGTCGCACGGCACGGTGTCGGGCGACATCCCCGCCATCAGCGAAGGTGCCAAGCGGCTGGCCAGAGGCATCGCCAGCCTGTTCTACCGCGAAGACTTCGACTACCACTACGCCAACCTCGAGGCCTACAGCGAGCCGGAACTGTTCGGCGACGAATGGGTGCCCGCGCTGCCGCCGTCCGAACGAGACTGAACTTCATGACAAACACCACCGATTCATCTCTCGCCGTCGATGTGCTCGACGCCGCCGTGCCCTTGGCACCGGACCAGCCGACCTGGGCGCTGCGCCGTCAGCGCGACAAGGTCGTCGCCGCGACGCAGGGCAGCTACGACGCGATGTTCGCTCCGACGGTCGAAGGCCTGTCGGTCGCCGAGCGCCTGCTCGTCGCATTGCATGCCTGCCGCGTGTCGAAGGCCGGCAACCTGGCCGCGCACTATCGCGAACGGCTCGTGGCCGAGGGCGCGGACAGCGCCGTGATTGCCGCCGTCGACGGCGGAAAGCCGGCGGCGGATGCACGCCTTGGTGCGGTGCTGGCCTTCACCGGCAAGTTGATCGAACGTCCCATCGAAGGGGACAGGGCGGCGGTCCAGTCGCTCGCAGACTGCGGTCTGTCGACGCCGGCGCTCGTGGCGCTGAGCCAGCTCATCGCGTTCCTGTCGTACCAGATCCGCGTCGCCGCGGGCCTGCAGGCGCTGGCTGCGGCGGAGGTGTCGGCATGACGCTCCCGATCCGCATCAAGGGCTTCACCAACGAGGTGCTGACATGGAAGCCATGGCTGGCCACGGTGAATGTCGACACCGCCACGCCGGCCCAACTGGCGGCGCTGGACGAGATGAGCCCGCAGGCGCGCACCTCGCCGTACTTTCTGGTGCTCGCGCACCAGCCCGAGATATTGCTGCAGCGCTCGATCGCCTTCAACGCGATCATGTTCGCGCCGGGCGGCATGCCGCGCGCGGAGCGCGAGCTGGGCGCCACGGTGGAGTCGCGCGTCAACGGCTGCGTGTATTGCGCCTCGGTGCATGCGCAGCGTTTCGAGCAACTGGCCAAGCGCAACGACGTGATTTCTCAGGTGTTCGAGGAGCCGACGTCCGCCGGCACCACGCCGCGCGAGAAGGCCATCGTCGCGTTCTCGGTCAAGCTGGGTGCCGAGCCGGACAAGGTGTCGGCCGAGGACGTCCGCGAATTGAAGGAGGTCGGGCTGAGCGAGCTGGAAATTCTCGACCTGATCCACTCGGTGGCGCTGTTCGCCTGGGCCAACCGGTTGATGCTCAATCTCGGCGAGCCGGTCTTCCCGGCACCCGCCGCGCTGTAGCTACAGGCGGCCGAGCAGCCCGGCGACGGTTTCGTTCGCCAGGCCCAGCGGCGCCAGCAGGTCGTTCTCGCGCCGGAAGTCGATGCCGTTGACCAGCGAGGCGGCGTCCACGATGGTGCGCGTGGCGGGCGTCGGCACGCCGGCGATGGCGCCCAGCGCCTCGATGAACACGAGGCCGTAGGGCATGTCCTCGGTCACGAAGCGGGTGTCGATGTCGACGGGCCCGGGCGGGCCGCCGCGCTTGGCGTGCAGTTCGGCCGCGATGTCCTCGAGCCGCGTGGATGCGGTGCCGAAGGAGCGCGCGAAGTGCTCCTCGATGGGGCCGACCTCGATGCCGAAGGCCCGGGCCACGGCACGCCGCTCCAGGTCCAGCGCCTCGATCGCGCGGGACACGCCCGGCGTCATGCAGTGGTACTGCGGCCAGTTCTCGGCGCGCTCGATGCGCGTCCAGTTGAAGATCGCGAGCGGGCCGTGCGATTGCGGATTGACGTTGGCCAGGGCGCTGGCGAGCGCGCTGTCCTGCGCGAAGAAGCCGTCGCCGAACAACTCGGTGCACAGCGCAACTGCCTGCGCAACGTGCGCGCCCGGAAGGGCGGACACCCCCACGGCCTTGCGCCGCGTCATGACCTTGACCTGCGTGCCGGATGCGCGGCGCGCGGTCAGCACGGTCGTGCCGAAACTGGCGACGGTCAGCCGCTTGCCGGCGCGCCGGGCGCTTTCGTAAAGATAGAGCGATGACAGCGATGCCATCGAGCTGACGATGACCGTCTGCCCGTCGCGGATGAAGGGCAGCAGCGCATCCATCACATGCCGGTGGCCGTTGACGGGCAGGGCGAGCAGCAGCACGTCCGAGGCGCGGCACAGCTGCGCCGGGTCGTCGGCCACTTCGACCGTCACGTTGCAAGGCTGGACGCCGCTGGCTTCCAGCGCCTGCGTGCGCAGGGCCTCGGCGCCCTGGCCGCCCGGCGACCAGAGCGTGACGGCGTGGCCTGCGTGTCGCAACCAGGCCGCACTGGCCAGCGCAATGGCGCCGGTGCCTGCGATGCCGACCCGGGGAATCTTCTTCGTGGTCTCAGTCAACTTTGATGCTGCCCTGCTTGATCACCTTGGCCCAGCGCTGGCTGTCCTCGGTGATCACCTTGCCCAGCGCCGCCGCGTTGCCGCAGGTATTGACCGCGCCCAGTTGGGCAAAGCGCTGTTTCGTTTCCGGCAGGTTGCACACCTCGACCAGCGCGGCGGAGAGTTTCTCGACGCTCGCGGCCGGCATGCGCGCGGGCGCCATCACGCCGACCCAGACTGGCACTTCCATGCCGGGCAGGCCGGTCGCGTCGCCGACGGTCGGGGCCGTGCCCATGCTGGGCAGGGCCACACGGGAGAAGGTGCCGAGCACGCGCGCCTTGCCGCTGACGACCATCGGCTCGATCGACGCCACGCTGGTGACGATCAGCGCCACCTGTCCGCCGAGCAGGTCGGTCAGCGCCGGCGCGGCGCCGCGGTAGGGCACGTGCAGCAGGTTCACGCCGCTCGCCTGGGCCAGCAGCGCACCCGTCAGGTGCGACACCGTGCCGTTGCCGGTCGAGGCGTAGGTCACTTGCCCCGGCTTGGCCTTGGCGTCGCGCAGCACGTCGGCCAGCGTCTTGTAGGGGCTTTCGCTGCGCACGGACACCGTCATGGGCGTGTCGCCGACCAGTGCCACGGGCACCAGGTCGTGCACCGGGTCGTAAGGCAGCTTGGTTTGAAGATGGGGCGCGATGGTGATGGCGCCGCCCGTA includes:
- a CDS encoding SidA/IucD/PvdA family monooxygenase → MTSDSASSLAALEARLAQDLEYLGWPGRQWMPARQIAGEAVLDVVVIGGGQAGLAASVALAQQGIRAIVFDRSPSGSEGPWATTARMETLRSPKELTGPALGLPALTFRAWFEAQFGLEAWTALDKIPRLQWMDYLVWYRRVMGVDVRNDTTVTGMHPLPDATAVRLDLRTPEGLRSVLARRVVLATGRDGLGGPAIPAFVNALPRSKWAHSSDEMDYGQLRGLRVGVVGAGSSAMDSAGTALEAGAHSVELLIRRPDLPRVNKGKGAGVPGLTQGHYDLPDELKWRIRHYINVANVPPPHGSTLRVSVHPNAFFNFGCPILSVTPEGEAMRVSTPKGDFVFDFLIVSTGFKVDWAHRPEFDGIASHVRTWKDRFVPAPGDEDQELADSPDLGPVFEFQQRVRGACPGLDRIHCFCYPAALSHGTVSGDIPAISEGAKRLARGIASLFYREDFDYHYANLEAYSEPELFGDEWVPALPPSERD
- a CDS encoding CMD domain-containing protein; amino-acid sequence: MTNTTDSSLAVDVLDAAVPLAPDQPTWALRRQRDKVVAATQGSYDAMFAPTVEGLSVAERLLVALHACRVSKAGNLAAHYRERLVAEGADSAVIAAVDGGKPAADARLGAVLAFTGKLIERPIEGDRAAVQSLADCGLSTPALVALSQLIAFLSYQIRVAAGLQALAAAEVSA
- a CDS encoding peroxidase-related enzyme (This protein belongs to a clade of uncharacterized proteins related to peroxidases such as the alkylhydroperoxidase AhpD.), with the translated sequence MTLPIRIKGFTNEVLTWKPWLATVNVDTATPAQLAALDEMSPQARTSPYFLVLAHQPEILLQRSIAFNAIMFAPGGMPRAERELGATVESRVNGCVYCASVHAQRFEQLAKRNDVISQVFEEPTSAGTTPREKAIVAFSVKLGAEPDKVSAEDVRELKEVGLSELEILDLIHSVALFAWANRLMLNLGEPVFPAPAAL
- a CDS encoding NAD/NADP octopine/nopaline dehydrogenase family protein; the protein is MTETTKKIPRVGIAGTGAIALASAAWLRHAGHAVTLWSPGGQGAEALRTQALEASGVQPCNVTVEVADDPAQLCRASDVLLLALPVNGHRHVMDALLPFIRDGQTVIVSSMASLSSLYLYESARRAGKRLTVASFGTTVLTARRASGTQVKVMTRRKAVGVSALPGAHVAQAVALCTELFGDGFFAQDSALASALANVNPQSHGPLAIFNWTRIERAENWPQYHCMTPGVSRAIEALDLERRAVARAFGIEVGPIEEHFARSFGTASTRLEDIAAELHAKRGGPPGPVDIDTRFVTEDMPYGLVFIEALGAIAGVPTPATRTIVDAASLVNGIDFRRENDLLAPLGLANETVAGLLGRL
- a CDS encoding Bug family tripartite tricarboxylate transporter substrate binding protein, translating into MKLRLKHLALGLAAAAGLAAMPLWAQHNDKPLRIVVPFASGGAQDVIARYLGAKLTDKLGAPVIIDNKAGAGGIVAADAVAKATDGATVLLATGGAITIAPHLQTKLPYDPVHDLVPVALVGDTPMTVSVRSESPYKTLADVLRDAKAKPGQVTYASTGNGTVSHLTGALLAQASGVNLLHVPYRGAAPALTDLLGGQVALIVTSVASIEPMVVSGKARVLGTFSRVALPSMGTAPTVGDATGLPGMEVPVWVGVMAPARMPAASVEKLSAALVEVCNLPETKQRFAQLGAVNTCGNAAALGKVITEDSQRWAKVIKQGSIKVD